Proteins found in one Paenibacillus sp. FSL R10-2782 genomic segment:
- a CDS encoding tagaturonate reductase yields MKQVDELDQLNRKSFIVSSPFPERVLQFGEGNFLRAFVDWQFDKMNKQAEWNTGVVIVQPQAGGMVEKLNEQGGLYTVILEGMKDGQAVKEHTVVECVTRGLNPYGPDWSEYEALIQKPELRFVVSNTTEAGIAYGPEDRLEDRPQKSFPGKLAALLYKRFQFFNGDPSKGLVIIPCELIDRNGDALKEIVLKYVDQWKLGAEFTSWLEEANTFCNSLVDRIVPGYPKDRITEIQAELGYKDSLIVVGEQYHLWVIEGPQWLKEELPAHLAGLNVLIVDDMAPYRTRKVRILNGAHTALTPVAYLYGLDTVGQAVEHDVVGAFIQSLIREEVIPTLDSPAAELNVYADDVIERFHNPYVSHYVMSIALNSISKFKTRNLPSLLQYVEQHKELPVKTVFSLASLFVFYGGKRDGEPIALADEAEVLTAFGELWSGYNGTLAGAKQLTAQILSKHTWWGQDLNQIAGLAEQTAQHVYEITSRGMKDTLDSLTGNSVPRA; encoded by the coding sequence ATGAAACAAGTAGATGAACTAGACCAACTAAACAGAAAAAGCTTCATTGTATCCAGTCCTTTTCCTGAAAGGGTGCTGCAATTTGGGGAAGGCAATTTCCTGCGTGCTTTTGTAGATTGGCAATTCGATAAAATGAATAAGCAGGCAGAGTGGAATACAGGTGTCGTTATTGTGCAGCCACAGGCAGGAGGCATGGTGGAGAAGCTCAACGAGCAGGGTGGCCTGTATACGGTTATTCTCGAAGGGATGAAGGATGGGCAGGCCGTGAAGGAGCATACTGTTGTGGAATGCGTCACCCGAGGGCTTAACCCGTACGGCCCAGATTGGTCAGAATATGAGGCACTGATCCAAAAACCGGAGCTGCGCTTTGTCGTATCGAACACGACAGAGGCAGGAATTGCTTACGGACCGGAGGATCGGCTGGAAGATCGCCCGCAAAAGAGCTTTCCAGGTAAGCTGGCTGCTTTGCTCTATAAGCGCTTTCAATTTTTCAATGGAGATCCAAGCAAGGGCCTGGTAATCATTCCATGCGAGCTGATCGACCGCAATGGAGATGCGCTCAAGGAAATTGTATTGAAATATGTAGATCAGTGGAAGCTTGGAGCTGAGTTTACATCCTGGCTGGAGGAAGCGAATACGTTCTGCAACAGCCTCGTGGATCGGATTGTGCCGGGTTATCCCAAGGACCGGATCACAGAGATTCAAGCAGAGTTAGGGTATAAGGACAGCCTGATCGTTGTCGGTGAACAGTATCACCTGTGGGTCATCGAAGGACCACAATGGCTCAAGGAAGAATTACCTGCTCATCTGGCTGGACTGAACGTACTGATCGTCGACGATATGGCGCCATACCGTACACGCAAGGTGCGTATTTTGAACGGGGCACATACGGCGCTTACGCCTGTCGCTTATTTATATGGTTTGGATACGGTAGGGCAGGCGGTCGAGCATGATGTCGTGGGTGCTTTTATCCAGTCACTCATTCGAGAAGAAGTGATTCCAACGCTGGATTCCCCAGCAGCGGAATTGAATGTATACGCCGATGATGTCATTGAACGGTTTCATAATCCGTATGTGAGTCATTATGTCATGAGCATTGCACTGAATTCCATATCCAAGTTCAAGACACGTAATTTGCCTTCCTTGCTTCAATATGTGGAGCAACATAAGGAATTACCTGTAAAAACGGTATTTTCGCTGGCATCCTTATTCGTATTTTACGGGGGAAAGAGAGACGGCGAACCGATTGCCTTGGCAGACGAAGCGGAAGTGTTGACCGCATTTGGCGAGCTGTGGAGCGGATATAACGGAACACTTGCCGGAGCGAAGCAATTAACGGCACAGATACTGAGCAAGCATACCTGGTGGGGGCAAGACCTAAACCAGATTGCAGGATTGGCTGAACAGACGGCACAGCATGTGTATGAGATTACAAGCAGGGGAATGAAGGATACGCTGGATTCTCTAACCGGGAACAGCGTACCCAGAGCATAA
- a CDS encoding altronate dehydratase family protein, translating to MLEFIQIHDQDNVAVALRDYKQGETLAWGTHGEQRVMLAEDVARGHKIALQNIPEGGNVLKYGYPIGHAIQPIQAGQHVHTHNTKTNLTGVEEYSYKPKPAPHLYEQESRTFQGYRRKDGRVGIRNELWIVPTVGCVNGIAELILNRFKQEAGDISPFENALVLKHNYGCSQLGDDHAYTRTILIDAVKHSNAGGVLVLGLGCENNEMKEFKEAIGEYDPERVKFLLSQEVSDEVEEGVRLLHEIYAAVQEDRREPVPLAELNIGLKCGGSDGLSGITANPLLGRLSDYMAAQGGTTVLTEVPEMFGAETILMERAADEEVFGKIVHLINDFKQYFLDYKQPVYENPSPGNKAGGITTLEDKSLGCTQKSGSSTVTDVIQYGERLKTKGLNLLSAPGNDLVASSALAAAGCQLVIFTTGRGTPFGSFVPTMKVSTNSPLYKAKPHWIDYNAGSLVEDVSMEDALRSFVDYIVDVASGTWVNNEKNNFRELAIFKNGVTL from the coding sequence ATGCTGGAATTCATTCAAATTCATGATCAAGATAACGTGGCTGTTGCTTTACGTGATTACAAGCAGGGCGAGACGCTGGCGTGGGGAACGCATGGAGAACAGCGCGTGATGTTGGCTGAGGATGTGGCGCGTGGGCATAAAATTGCATTGCAGAACATTCCTGAAGGTGGAAATGTGCTGAAATACGGATATCCGATCGGCCATGCCATTCAGCCCATTCAGGCAGGGCAGCATGTGCATACGCATAATACGAAGACGAATCTGACGGGCGTGGAGGAGTACTCTTACAAGCCTAAGCCAGCGCCTCATTTATATGAACAGGAGAGTCGTACGTTTCAGGGTTATCGCCGAAAGGACGGCCGCGTGGGGATTCGCAATGAGTTGTGGATTGTGCCAACGGTCGGTTGTGTGAACGGGATTGCCGAGCTTATTTTAAACCGTTTCAAGCAGGAAGCAGGCGATATTTCGCCTTTTGAAAATGCACTTGTGCTCAAGCATAACTACGGCTGTTCCCAGTTGGGAGACGATCATGCATATACGCGCACGATTTTGATTGATGCGGTGAAGCATTCCAATGCGGGTGGCGTGCTGGTTCTTGGCTTAGGTTGCGAGAACAATGAAATGAAGGAGTTTAAGGAAGCCATCGGGGAATATGACCCGGAACGGGTGAAGTTTTTACTTTCCCAGGAAGTATCGGATGAAGTGGAGGAAGGGGTACGGCTGCTTCATGAAATTTATGCGGCTGTGCAGGAAGATCGGCGAGAGCCTGTACCTTTAGCTGAGCTGAATATCGGGCTAAAATGCGGCGGCTCTGACGGCCTGTCCGGTATTACCGCCAATCCGCTGCTCGGTCGGCTGTCGGATTATATGGCTGCGCAGGGCGGAACGACGGTACTGACTGAGGTACCGGAAATGTTCGGCGCGGAGACGATTCTTATGGAACGTGCGGCAGACGAGGAAGTATTCGGCAAAATCGTGCATCTGATTAACGATTTCAAGCAATATTTTCTGGATTACAAGCAGCCGGTATACGAAAATCCGTCGCCGGGCAACAAAGCAGGAGGCATCACGACACTGGAAGATAAATCGTTGGGCTGTACGCAAAAGTCCGGCTCTTCTACGGTCACCGATGTCATTCAGTACGGGGAGCGTCTCAAAACCAAGGGACTCAACTTGCTCAGCGCACCGGGGAACGATCTGGTTGCTTCTTCGGCGCTTGCGGCAGCGGGCTGCCAGCTCGTTATTTTCACAACTGGACGCGGTACGCCTTTCGGTTCCTTCGTTCCGACGATGAAGGTTTCGACCAACTCGCCGCTTTATAAGGCCAAACCCCATTGGATCGACTACAATGCAGGTTCACTGGTGGAGGATGTTAGTATGGAGGATGCGCTCCGCAGCTTTGTGGATTACATTGTCGATGTAGCCAGCGGAACCTGGGTGAACAACGAGAAGAACAATTTCAGAGAGCTGGCTATTTTTAAAAACGGTGTTACGTTGTAA
- a CDS encoding acetyltransferase, whose translation MQNEIVAYREENHDQLVDIWHRAVRQTHTFLTEEDIQFYHHIVRNGALREVEIWMEWNENQDPIGFIGLDGIKIEMLFVDPKRHGQGTGSRLIRHAEKIKGKRLKVDVNEQNEHAHAFYKHYGFVQTGRSALDGSGRAFPLLHLEKNK comes from the coding sequence GTGCAGAATGAAATTGTTGCTTATCGGGAAGAAAATCATGATCAGCTCGTAGATATTTGGCATCGGGCTGTACGTCAGACTCACACATTTTTGACGGAAGAAGACATTCAATTTTACCATCATATCGTGCGAAATGGTGCACTAAGAGAAGTTGAGATTTGGATGGAGTGGAACGAAAACCAAGATCCAATAGGGTTTATCGGACTGGACGGGATTAAAATAGAGATGTTATTCGTTGACCCTAAGCGACACGGACAGGGCACAGGCAGCCGCTTAATCCGGCATGCTGAAAAAATAAAAGGCAAACGTCTCAAAGTGGACGTTAATGAGCAAAACGAACATGCACATGCTTTCTACAAACATTATGGCTTTGTACAAACAGGGCGATCCGCACTGGACGGATCAGGGCGAGCATTCCCTTTACTTCATTTGGAGAAAAACAAATGA
- a CDS encoding DNA-binding protein yields MDELVHSDITDLDTLVNMIKLSFSFKDGANMIALCDHLYDRASQKYQELQFYKAHKKPVQSIHTRRPLVYYYGYSHLMKGMAFQKQGKYDEARDCIEKYAELGWFNGLDPHGEAEVEYYRHAAKANQYALDILSGCFEVLQEYVQFLQDNPEELLPGLLSIVEGASRHDYSLETVLEPFVEQIDDFKYLEEPVNVSYYFRFCYQLSLYYIKQQQFTVALDYILQSLMLSDTLGMEHEHEFRKCTAIFEIFRSQATATQQDQYITILKGVLKDEKIDFTASVAQSV; encoded by the coding sequence GTGGATGAACTTGTTCACTCCGACATCACAGATTTAGATACACTTGTTAATATGATTAAGCTGTCATTTTCGTTTAAAGACGGAGCCAATATGATTGCATTATGTGATCATCTGTACGACCGTGCCAGCCAGAAGTATCAGGAGTTACAGTTCTACAAAGCACACAAGAAACCCGTACAATCCATACATACCAGACGTCCACTAGTATATTACTATGGATACAGTCATCTGATGAAAGGAATGGCCTTCCAGAAACAGGGCAAATATGATGAAGCCCGAGATTGCATCGAAAAGTATGCCGAATTGGGCTGGTTCAATGGTCTTGATCCTCACGGGGAAGCGGAAGTCGAGTATTATCGCCATGCAGCTAAAGCCAATCAGTATGCTCTTGATATTTTGTCAGGCTGTTTCGAAGTGTTGCAGGAATATGTTCAATTTCTTCAGGACAATCCAGAAGAACTGTTACCGGGGCTTCTTTCCATCGTGGAGGGGGCATCCAGGCACGACTATTCTTTAGAGACTGTGCTAGAGCCCTTTGTTGAACAAATTGACGATTTCAAATATCTCGAAGAGCCTGTGAATGTGTCTTATTATTTTCGCTTTTGCTATCAACTGTCTCTCTATTACATCAAGCAGCAGCAGTTCACGGTTGCGCTGGACTATATTTTGCAATCCCTCATGCTGTCAGATACCCTGGGTATGGAACATGAGCATGAGTTCAGGAAGTGTACCGCCATATTTGAGATTTTCAGATCCCAAGCTACGGCAACACAGCAAGACCAATATATAACTATTTTAAAAGGAGTGTTAAAGGATGAAAAAATTGATTTCACAGCCTCTGTCGCTCAGTCTGTTTAG